ATATAAATTTTTTCCCTGAGCAATATAGGCAGCGATTGCTGAAGAGAGGGTACAGCCGGAGCCATGGGTATTATTAGTGTTTAATTTTACCGTTTCAAAAGAATGGAAATTCTCATATTCGTCATAGAATAAAGAGGTAATCGCTGAGGTTGTCTGATGGCCCCCTTTAAGAAGAATCGTTTTACAACCCAATTTTTTGATCTTTCTTCCCGCTGTGTATAAATCTTCCAGAGTTTCTACTTTCATATCTGCTAAAATGGCTGCCTCATCCATGTTTGGGGTAATCACATCAGCAAGCGGAAAAAGCATTTCAGTAATTGCAGTGATGGTTTCTTCTTCAATCAGGTGATGCCCGCTGGTGGCTACCATTACAGGATCAAATACAATTGGTATTCTTTCATACTGAGCCAATGTAGAAACAATAGTCTCCACTAATTGCGGAGTATGAACCATTCCGATTTTAATAGCATCCGGAACAATATCATCCAAAATAGCTTTGATCTGATCAGCTACCGCTTCAACAGGAATAGAATATATTTTTCTTACTCCCTGGGTATTCTGTACAGGCAAAGCCGTTAATACAGATGTAGAAAAACAGCCTAAAGCAGAGGCCGTTTTGATATCCGCCTGAATACCAGCTCCTCCGCTTCCGTCAAAACCCGCAATGGTTAATACTGATGGGTATTTGTATTTTTTCATTTTAAAATTTCATTTTTTAATTCATACGCTGCTTTCTGAGGATTTTCTGCACTGCATATTGCCGAAACTACGGCAAGGCAATCTGCTCCTGCATGAATGATTGCTTTTGCATTTTTCAGATGAACGCTGCCTATGGCTACCAGAGGCTTTTCTGTAAGCTGTCTGATCTTTGCAATACCCTCAAGCCCCCATTCCGTAATCGTATCCGTTTTGGTATTGGTTTTAAATACAGGACTTATCCCAAGATAATCAGATACTGCAGTCTCTTCGCTTTCAAGTTGTATCAGATGTTCCACAGAATAACCAATCATTTTATCTTTAATCAAAGGAATTTGTCTCAGGTAAGTAGGTGCCGTATCACTGTTCCCAACATGAATTCCTGCTGAACTCACCTTTTCAGCAACCTCAATATTATCGTTAATGATAAGGGGAATTCCATATTTATCTGTGATCTCAAGAAGCTGTTTGGCTTTTTGAAGAAACAAATCAGTACTGTCGTTTTTTTCTCGTAACTGAATGATATCTACACCGCCAAGAATAGCCTGTTCTGCCACTTTTAGAAAATTTCTTCCAGCACAGTCGGCTTCAGAAATAACGAGGTAGAGTTGGTAAGGGAAACAATGTACACTCATTTCTGTTCGATTTTCAAATGACGGATAAATTCTTCCTCAGTGATGTTATATAGCTTATCGATCAGGTTGACCTGAAGACTTCCCGGACCTTTGCTTTCCTGAGCAGCCAGTTCTCCAGCGATGCCAAGCAATGCCATTGCCGCAGCAACCCCATTAACTTTAGCTTCCGTACATCCTATGAATGCGCCTATCAAAGCGGTGGCCGAACATCCTAGACCTGTCACTTTGGTCATCAGGGAATGTCCGTTTTTGATAAAAACAGTTTGGTCTGGGCTTAGGATAATATCAGCTTCACCGGAAATACAGACAATCGTATTGTATTGGCTGACCAGAATTTTACCGGCATCTATAGCCTCGCTGCTTTCTGCAGTACTGTCTACTCCCTTGGTGACTGTATTATTGATCTTAGCCAGTGCAATAATTTCAGAAGCATTTCCTCTGATCACTGTTGGGTGGTACTGTAAAAGCTGATGTAAAATCTGATCCCGGAATGACGTTGCTCCGGCTCCTACAGGATCTAAAACCCACGGCTTATAGATGGCGTCTGCCGTTTCAGCGGCCATAAGCATAGATTCAGACCCGTATTCATCAAGGGTTCCAATATTAATAACCACCGAATGGGCTATGTTGATCATTTCCCTGATTTCAGATTTTGCGTGGGCCATGATGGGAGATGCTCCTGCAGCCAAAAGAGCATTGGCTGTATTGTTCATAACCACATAATTGGTGATATTGTGAACCAGGGGAGAATTTTGTCGTACAAGCTGAACTTGCTGCCAGAGAATTTTTTCCATTGTTATCATTAAAATAAAAATAGCTTTAGGAAAAAATCTGAAACAAAGGTACATTAGCAGATAATGTAATTTTGCTTTTCCCTACGCCGGTGTAAGCCGGATCAGGTTCGAAGGGACTCTCTCAATTCTTTTCAGAATACCCCTAAAGCGAAACAAATGTATAAAAATTATCAGAGCAGACAAAAATCTTGCAACGGAATTTCTAGGGAAGACGGAGTATTTTTATCGTTAGCCGATAATATTTTATTGGCTGTAAAAATACCATTGGGTAATCGTAAAAATAAGCAAAGCTGGAAATAAATAGTACGGTTAACATATGGTTATCTATAAAATCCATATGTTACGTTTTCTATTTCTTCTGTGCGAGAATGAAATCCACCATCTGATCTGTCAGCTTATCCAGGTAAGCTTTATCAGTAGTACCAAATCCATGTACTCCTTTATCTACAATGATTAAAGAAGTCTGAACCTTAGCTCTTTTTAATTTTCGGTATAATTTTTTTGATTGATTTAATGGAACTATTTTGTCGTTATTTCCCTGAACAATTAAAGTAGGAACGGCATCTGAAACAAAATAAACAGGAGATATGGTTTTGAAATAATCTATTGCCCTGTCCTGATCTTTTTTGATGTCATATCCAGAAAGTCCTTTGACCAGATTTTGCTGCAGAGTGACAATTTTTTTTGAAATTAGCCCAATCATAGAAACAGGAATCGTACCCAATCTGGTATGGAAAAGCTTGTTGAGATCAGCAGGCCCATAATGATCAATAACATAATTTACTTTTGAAGAATAAGAAGCAAGTTCAGGACTTCCAATATAAGTGTTATCAGGAGTATAGGCTGCCATTAATGAAAGGTGAGCGCCTGCCGAAGCTCCAAAAAGTCCTATATTATTGATGTCAAAATTATATTTTTCCGCATTTTTTCTTACCCATCTTATTGCGTCTTTGGTATCTTCCAGAGGAAGAGGAAAGTGAATGCTGTCATTCAGAAGAGTATAATTGATGCTGATGACAGCATATTTTTTCGCCATTAGTTTGGCAATAGTAGCTTCCACATAGTTACCAGAATTGATGACTTTGCTTCCTTCTATCCAGCCACCGCCATGAACATAGATCATTACCGGAAGCTTTTCTGCTGAGACATTTTTAGGAGTATAAAGATCCAGCTTAATGGGGGCACCCTTTTTATTGGTTTTATAAGTGATATCTTCAGAAAAGTTGGAAATTTCAGGAAGTAATGTACTTTTTACAGCAGGGGCTTTAACGGTTGTTTGTGAAAAATTTTGTGAAAATAATAAACTAGAAATGCTTAAAAATAAAACAAAAAACAGGTTTTTGGAAAACCTGTAGTTTGATATGTTGTTGATGTATAAATTCATAATAAGATTTTTTTGAGGGAAGTGTTATTTTACTAACTCCTCAAAAAGCTTACCAAAAGTAGTGTTCAGATCTTTTGATTTTCCGGGATGAGGTCTTGAAGTCTGTACAACGGCACTTCTTACGGCTGTCAGCCATCTGAAACGCTCCGGAATGTCCAGAAGGGCAATAGGACCGCCGTCTTTATCACCGCTGGCAATCTTATAAAAGCTTTCCAGATTCTGAATGATATCTTCATAGTTCAGTTTACTGTGCATCAGTTTGAATTTATCAGGACATAAATAAAACTCTGCCTTGATGAATTTTTCCTTTTTGGAAAACATTACCAGTCCGATATTGAAAAATTCCTCTCTTTCAACTTTGGGTACCAAGCGTACTACCGCGTATTCATATATTTTATCCTCTTGCATTTTTGGCTTCGTTTACAAAGATTTGAGAATTTTTGAATCTGGTTTTCAAAAACTGAAAATAGATCTCACGGATTTCTTCGGGTGTTTCATCGGCATCATTCCAGTGCAGCCAATCTTCAGGGATTAAATTGACTATTTCCCTGAAAAGGTTGTCATTCAGTACTTCATGAGCAAATTGATTAGCTTCATCCAGCATCTTGGCTTTTGGAAGCAGTACATGATCCTTTACGTATTTGAAAGGTGTTTTTGCAGCTGCATCAAAGTTCTGCCATGAGTGATGGAAGTAGAAGGAAGCTCCATTATCGATGATCCAGAGTTCTCTATTCCACATCAGCATATTCGTATTCCTGAACGTACGATCAATATTGGTAATGAAAGCATCCAGCCAGACAATTTTTGAAGCCAACAGAGGATCAACGCTTACTCCCGGATCATAAGTGATAGAGCCCGAAAGATAATGCAGTCCAAGGTTCAGACCTTCCGAAAACTTCAGCAGGTCCTGTATTTCTTCATCAGCTTCCGTCCTCCCGAAATCTGCATCAAGATTTACAAAAACAAGTTCAGGAATTTTCAACCCCAGTGCTTCCGTAATTTTTCCGCCTAAAAGTTCGGAGATCAGCATTTTTACCCCATGGCCGGCACCACGGAATTTTAAGACATATTTAAAGTCATCATCAGCTTCTGCCAGCGCAGGAAGAGAACCTCCTTCTCGCAACGGCAGAATGTAACGTGTCACAGTTACAGTTCTTAAATTCTGCATAAGGCAAAAATAAGCTTATTTTTTTATAATCTTTTTAGTGAATTCTTTTTCTCCGGTTTTATACTGTAGAAAGTACACTCCGCTTGTAAGATAATGTATCGGAATTGTGTAGCCGGAATCTGTTTTGCTCTGGCTGTAACTAATATTTCTTCCGGTACTATCCATAAATGACAGGATTTTAAACTTCTTTTTAGAAGTGATCATAATAAAATTCTGTGCAGGACTAGGGTAAATCTGAACCTGATCTTCGATATCGGATTCTTGTGTGGCAAGGCTGGTTACCGTTACCAGCTTTGTTTTGGTGGTATTGGTTCCGCAGGCATCTGTCGTCAGCTTTACATTATAATTTCCTAAGGCAGTATACATATGCTGGGGATGTTCCTGAACGGAAGTCGTACCATCTCCGAAATCCCATAGATAAGTATTGGAATTTTGGGTTTTATTAGTAAACTGAACAGTGGAGGTTCCTGTAAACTGATGGGTAAATCTACTGTGGACATCATTGGACGTTATAAGCCATTTATTTTGTTGGTTGTAAACTTCCGTTTTTACAATATTTTTTATCAACTGTGCCTCTGCGGAAGTAAGATTACCGTTAAAGGAAACCAGGGTAGGGTCTTTTTTAAACAAGACCGTATAAAATGTATAAGCAGCTGCCATAGAACCTATATAGCTGGGATGGGATTCGTCCTGATCATAAAGCTCTACAGATGGATCTTGTGCTCTGATGGCTCTCCATACTCTTCCTACAGGAGACACTACACCTTCGTTGGTGGCTGCCATTTCCATATAGCGGTTGTAGATTTGATCATCCATTCCTTCGTAAGTGCAGACGGTCGGAAGGCCGGGACAATTCGTAGCATCTCCGTTTTTACGTCCCCATGTCATATAGAACATAACATTTCCACAGCCATTTGAGTTTTTAATTAAGTTCGAAAGCTGCAGAGCATATGGATAAACCTGGCTCTGCACCTGAGAATCCGGAAAAGAAGGCAGCTGGCTCTGCTCCTGAAGTACTACATAATCCCAGTTTCCCTGGTTGATGACTGAAGTTACAATAGGATTATTAGCATGATCCTGAAGTGTAGACCCACCGGGAGTCTGGCTGTGATGTTCCAGAATGTCACCAGTGGATGCAGCAACATCTTTGATAAGGTCGGGAAGATTGTTAACATAAGTGTAACTGTTTCCAATAAAGAAAACCCTCTTTACAGTCTGGCCGAATGCAAAAGAAAATGTAATTAAAAATAAAAAAAATAGAGTTTTTTTCATAAATTTCAATTTAAAATAGGATTGTGAATATAAGAAATGTTAAATAAAAATCGGTTATTTTATGAATTTGATTATTGAAAAGGATATATTTTTAGAAAATAAAGAAACAAAGGGTTTTCTTGCTGATGTTTTCTATACAGAGAACGGAAAGAGACAACCGCTGGTCATCTTTGTTCATGGATATAAAGGATATAAAAACTGGGGAGCATGGGATCTGATGGGCAGAAAATTTGCTGAAGCAGGGCTTTTTTTTGTTAAATTTAATTTTTCGCATAACGGAACAACGGTAGAAGATCCTCGCAATTTTGCAGATCTTGAGGCTTTCGGAAATAATAATTATTCTAAAGAACTTTCTGACCTTGGTGTTGTCGTTGATCATTTTATTCAGAATCCTCATGTAGATGCAGAAAAAATAATTCTGATCGGACATAGCAGGGGAGGAGGAATCTCTATTATTAAAACTTTTGAAGATGAAAGGATTAATGGTTTGATTACACTGGCCAGTGTGGATACTCTCGATCGTTTCCCAAAAGGAGACCATTTTGAAAACTGGAAAAGAAACGGCGTATATTATGCTTTAAATGGACGTACAAAGCAGGAAATGCCGCATTATTATCAGTTTTATGAAGATTATGAAAAAGATATACATCGTTTTGATGTGGAACGGGCAACAGAGATGGCAAAAGCTCATATGCTTATCATTCATGGGACAAGGGACGAGGCCGTAGATGTGAAGCAGGCAGAACATCTTCATATTCTTCATCCCAATTCGGAACTGTTTCTTATTGAAAACGCCAATCATACTTTTGGGGCAAAAGAGCCGTGGGCAGAAGATAAATTGCCTGAAGATCTTAACACAGTCACGGAAAAATGCATTATATTTATACAAGAAAAATTAAAATAAAACGATTTTAATCCCGTTTTATATATTAACATCACATTTAAATACCATTATGAAAAAACTTATTGCAGGCGCAGTAGCGCTATCATTGTTCACAACAGTAGTTTCATGTAAGAAAGAAACTAAAACGGAATCTTCTATGGGTAAAGATACTTTGGCTACAGCAATGCCTAAAGATTCTGTTGTCTCATCTACAAAGGCAGATTCAGGCACAGCAGCTGGTACAGAAAATATTATTACCAAAAATGTAGGGAAGTATCCTCACGATATCAAATTATTTGAGGATAAAAACTTTACAGACAGAATCAAAAAATTGTTAGGAAAGAAGTATGATGAAATGGTAAAAAACTTTAATGTGGAGAGTCCTATTACTTCTGAAAACGGAATTTACAAGGTGACAGGATGTAAGCAGCACGACTGCCCGGGATATTCAACAGATATTTATTTTGATTCAAAAGATGACAATATGAATGTTTTAATAGATCAGAACGGAAGTTTAACAGATTTCAGTGAAAAGAAAAAAATTACAGTCACTGAATCATTAAAAGCAAAATAAAAAGGAAGCCTGAAATTTTTCAGGCTTCCTTTTTTATAATAGGATGGATTTACTTTATGATAAGCAGACTCCATGCTTCTTCAATTTTACTTTCTAGAAGTAGTTTCTGAGCATCAAAATGAATATTTTCATCTGAATGGAAATCTCCGGAAGGCAGTACTTCTGTATTGGCAAGCATTCCAAGATCATTTCCTGTGAACACTTTGCTGTATTTAACAGCATCCGGAAGGAGATCAAATCCAATTCCTTTTGTTACCAAAGGTTTAGGCACCTCAAAAAGACTGTTTTCATTATTTCTTGAATACCAGTTGCCACCTAAACGGGCTACCATATCCAAT
This genomic window from Chryseobacterium sp. MEBOG06 contains:
- the thiD gene encoding bifunctional hydroxymethylpyrimidine kinase/phosphomethylpyrimidine kinase, with protein sequence MKKYKYPSVLTIAGFDGSGGAGIQADIKTASALGCFSTSVLTALPVQNTQGVRKIYSIPVEAVADQIKAILDDIVPDAIKIGMVHTPQLVETIVSTLAQYERIPIVFDPVMVATSGHHLIEEETITAITEMLFPLADVITPNMDEAAILADMKVETLEDLYTAGRKIKKLGCKTILLKGGHQTTSAITSLFYDEYENFHSFETVKLNTNNTHGSGCTLSSAIAAYIAQGKNLYDAVSLGQGYIYQAIENGMDIQTGLGNGPLNHFFNPQKLIKNEMV
- the thiE gene encoding thiamine phosphate synthase → MSVHCFPYQLYLVISEADCAGRNFLKVAEQAILGGVDIIQLREKNDSTDLFLQKAKQLLEITDKYGIPLIINDNIEVAEKVSSAGIHVGNSDTAPTYLRQIPLIKDKMIGYSVEHLIQLESEETAVSDYLGISPVFKTNTKTDTITEWGLEGIAKIRQLTEKPLVAIGSVHLKNAKAIIHAGADCLAVVSAICSAENPQKAAYELKNEILK
- the thiM gene encoding hydroxyethylthiazole kinase, encoding MEKILWQQVQLVRQNSPLVHNITNYVVMNNTANALLAAGASPIMAHAKSEIREMINIAHSVVINIGTLDEYGSESMLMAAETADAIYKPWVLDPVGAGATSFRDQILHQLLQYHPTVIRGNASEIIALAKINNTVTKGVDSTAESSEAIDAGKILVSQYNTIVCISGEADIILSPDQTVFIKNGHSLMTKVTGLGCSATALIGAFIGCTEAKVNGVAAAMALLGIAGELAAQESKGPGSLQVNLIDKLYNITEEEFIRHLKIEQK
- a CDS encoding alpha/beta hydrolase, producing MNLYINNISNYRFSKNLFFVLFLSISSLLFSQNFSQTTVKAPAVKSTLLPEISNFSEDITYKTNKKGAPIKLDLYTPKNVSAEKLPVMIYVHGGGWIEGSKVINSGNYVEATIAKLMAKKYAVISINYTLLNDSIHFPLPLEDTKDAIRWVRKNAEKYNFDINNIGLFGASAGAHLSLMAAYTPDNTYIGSPELASYSSKVNYVIDHYGPADLNKLFHTRLGTIPVSMIGLISKKIVTLQQNLVKGLSGYDIKKDQDRAIDYFKTISPVYFVSDAVPTLIVQGNNDKIVPLNQSKKLYRKLKRAKVQTSLIIVDKGVHGFGTTDKAYLDKLTDQMVDFILAQKK
- a CDS encoding DUF3037 domain-containing protein, translated to MQEDKIYEYAVVRLVPKVEREEFFNIGLVMFSKKEKFIKAEFYLCPDKFKLMHSKLNYEDIIQNLESFYKIASGDKDGGPIALLDIPERFRWLTAVRSAVVQTSRPHPGKSKDLNTTFGKLFEELVK
- a CDS encoding HipA family kinase translates to MQNLRTVTVTRYILPLREGGSLPALAEADDDFKYVLKFRGAGHGVKMLISELLGGKITEALGLKIPELVFVNLDADFGRTEADEEIQDLLKFSEGLNLGLHYLSGSITYDPGVSVDPLLASKIVWLDAFITNIDRTFRNTNMLMWNRELWIIDNGASFYFHHSWQNFDAAAKTPFKYVKDHVLLPKAKMLDEANQFAHEVLNDNLFREIVNLIPEDWLHWNDADETPEEIREIYFQFLKTRFKNSQIFVNEAKNARG
- a CDS encoding PKD domain-containing protein, with translation MKKTLFFLFLITFSFAFGQTVKRVFFIGNSYTYVNNLPDLIKDVAASTGDILEHHSQTPGGSTLQDHANNPIVTSVINQGNWDYVVLQEQSQLPSFPDSQVQSQVYPYALQLSNLIKNSNGCGNVMFYMTWGRKNGDATNCPGLPTVCTYEGMDDQIYNRYMEMAATNEGVVSPVGRVWRAIRAQDPSVELYDQDESHPSYIGSMAAAYTFYTVLFKKDPTLVSFNGNLTSAEAQLIKNIVKTEVYNQQNKWLITSNDVHSRFTHQFTGTSTVQFTNKTQNSNTYLWDFGDGTTSVQEHPQHMYTALGNYNVKLTTDACGTNTTKTKLVTVTSLATQESDIEDQVQIYPSPAQNFIMITSKKKFKILSFMDSTGRNISYSQSKTDSGYTIPIHYLTSGVYFLQYKTGEKEFTKKIIKK
- a CDS encoding alpha/beta hydrolase family protein, whose amino-acid sequence is MNLIIEKDIFLENKETKGFLADVFYTENGKRQPLVIFVHGYKGYKNWGAWDLMGRKFAEAGLFFVKFNFSHNGTTVEDPRNFADLEAFGNNNYSKELSDLGVVVDHFIQNPHVDAEKIILIGHSRGGGISIIKTFEDERINGLITLASVDTLDRFPKGDHFENWKRNGVYYALNGRTKQEMPHYYQFYEDYEKDIHRFDVERATEMAKAHMLIIHGTRDEAVDVKQAEHLHILHPNSELFLIENANHTFGAKEPWAEDKLPEDLNTVTEKCIIFIQEKLK